From Geomonas agri, one genomic window encodes:
- a CDS encoding PAS domain-containing sensor histidine kinase: MYRFGNMAAPLLTCFATLIATLYWAAPRVVLEPTALLPFLNTIFLALIPCIIVFVSTRLFLAVGRLPMLMLGCGMLALGGAGAVSGWFIGQADGPNITVTIYNSGALLSGLLLMASAVVSLRDPKETPPRFRLPLILAGYLAVALVSGGIVAAAVTDLAAPFIVQGEGATSTGRAVLAAAIACYAATAALSLRQYLQTRLEQVRWYATGLALFATGLTGVLLQKSVGSPIGWAGRTAQYTGGICILVGVLTFWRSILSTGRPIAEAYGEASRRRISELEQMNAQLQRVVAEQQMTQKALQENRMLLVNIISGTSDAIFAKDLLGRYTLFNAAAERVVGKGAAEVLGQDDGFLFSPEESAAVMACDRRVVESGVVNTYQEVVADASGRIVTFLSTKGPLFDAAGASSGLFGISRDITDLKQAHDELDRVLQEQSIILENAPIAIFKIVDRKQVWLNRKAEELFQYTKKEMELQTTRKLYPSDEAYEKLGRDAYPVLAQGLPFETEQELIRKDGARLRVRYVGKAINPMDLSQGTLWLLEDVTERRVMEEALREGERLYRTLLENVPAIIYNYSIKRGGLFYSPQVERVFGYPLQEFYNDPMLWKNSLHPDDVGKIEAIIAGIRDQGQGEQHVEYRVRNSDGAWIWLHDALIKPEVAGDDTVIFGIAQDITERKNLQLKLTESELKFRNLVMNAPFLVTNVDRAGNIEFINRCSEGFDPETVIGTSSYDYLAGESTEIYRAALERTFEQQTPQRIIVSGLGDNGTTRWFETVLGPLVTDGRMDCAIQVTIDITERKLAEMALEDARDELERQVASRTESLTATNARLRAEVEERMRAEDQILEHQKKMEALTQELSLTEERERERIAGELHDQVGQHLILVKLKLQWLANELTSKRDITLAEEIDKLLSQSIQDIRSLTFQLRPPILANAGLGAAIKWLAEELRENYGLNFELVDDHSPLALRYEVRASIFQAVREILLNVVKHAHCSLARIRLSSDEGRMQIEVTDNGTGFDPAEVAAKKSRTGGFGLFNVRKKIEYLGGELRIETELGVGTRVVVAVPAELAASGEAPKP, encoded by the coding sequence ATGTACCGGTTTGGCAACATGGCGGCGCCGCTGCTTACGTGCTTCGCGACACTGATAGCAACGCTTTACTGGGCCGCCCCCCGCGTAGTCCTGGAGCCGACCGCGCTCCTTCCCTTCCTGAACACCATTTTCCTTGCCCTGATCCCTTGTATCATCGTGTTTGTCTCCACGAGGCTCTTCCTGGCCGTCGGCCGCCTGCCCATGCTCATGCTCGGGTGCGGCATGCTGGCGTTGGGAGGAGCCGGGGCGGTCTCCGGGTGGTTCATCGGCCAGGCCGACGGCCCCAACATTACAGTCACCATCTACAATAGCGGCGCATTGCTTAGCGGGCTGTTGCTCATGGCCAGCGCTGTCGTTTCGCTGCGTGATCCCAAGGAGACCCCGCCACGGTTTCGGCTCCCTCTGATCCTGGCCGGCTACCTCGCCGTCGCCCTGGTCTCTGGCGGTATCGTTGCTGCCGCTGTCACCGACCTGGCGGCCCCCTTCATCGTGCAGGGGGAGGGCGCCACCTCGACCGGCAGGGCGGTACTGGCCGCCGCCATCGCATGTTACGCCGCCACCGCCGCGCTGTCGCTGAGGCAGTACCTGCAGACCCGGTTGGAACAGGTACGCTGGTACGCCACCGGGCTGGCGCTGTTCGCCACCGGGTTGACTGGCGTGCTGCTGCAGAAGTCGGTTGGGAGTCCCATCGGGTGGGCCGGGAGAACGGCTCAGTACACGGGCGGGATCTGCATCCTGGTCGGCGTGCTTACCTTCTGGAGGTCCATCCTCAGCACCGGCCGCCCCATCGCCGAGGCCTACGGCGAGGCATCCCGCAGGCGCATCAGCGAACTGGAGCAGATGAACGCCCAACTGCAGCGGGTCGTTGCTGAACAACAGATGACCCAGAAGGCGCTGCAGGAAAACCGCATGCTGTTGGTCAACATCATCAGCGGCACCTCCGACGCCATCTTCGCAAAGGACCTGCTCGGGCGCTACACGCTGTTCAACGCCGCGGCCGAACGGGTCGTGGGCAAGGGGGCGGCCGAGGTACTGGGCCAGGACGACGGCTTCCTGTTCTCGCCGGAAGAGTCCGCAGCGGTGATGGCCTGCGATCGCAGGGTGGTCGAGTCCGGGGTGGTCAACACCTACCAGGAAGTTGTAGCCGACGCGTCCGGTCGGATCGTCACCTTCCTTTCCACCAAGGGCCCCCTCTTCGATGCCGCCGGGGCATCCTCCGGCCTGTTCGGCATATCGCGCGACATCACCGACCTCAAGCAGGCGCATGATGAGCTGGACAGGGTGTTGCAGGAGCAGAGCATTATCCTGGAGAATGCCCCCATCGCCATATTCAAGATCGTGGACAGAAAACAGGTGTGGCTTAACCGCAAGGCGGAGGAACTGTTCCAGTATACGAAGAAGGAGATGGAGCTGCAGACCACACGCAAGCTCTACCCGTCGGATGAGGCGTATGAAAAACTGGGGCGGGACGCCTATCCTGTCCTGGCCCAGGGATTGCCCTTTGAAACGGAGCAGGAACTGATCAGAAAGGACGGCGCGCGGCTGCGGGTCAGGTACGTCGGCAAGGCCATCAACCCCATGGACCTGTCCCAGGGGACCCTGTGGCTCCTGGAGGATGTGACCGAGCGCAGGGTGATGGAAGAGGCACTGCGCGAGGGGGAAAGGCTGTACCGTACCCTCCTGGAGAACGTGCCGGCGATCATTTACAACTACTCCATCAAGCGGGGCGGGCTTTTCTATTCTCCCCAGGTGGAGAGGGTTTTTGGTTACCCGCTGCAGGAGTTTTACAACGACCCGATGCTCTGGAAGAACTCTTTGCACCCCGATGACGTCGGCAAGATCGAAGCGATCATCGCGGGAATACGGGACCAGGGACAGGGGGAGCAACATGTCGAGTACCGCGTGCGCAACAGCGACGGTGCCTGGATCTGGCTGCACGACGCCTTGATCAAACCCGAGGTCGCCGGCGACGACACCGTCATCTTCGGCATTGCCCAGGACATAACCGAGCGCAAGAACCTCCAACTGAAACTTACCGAGAGCGAGCTCAAGTTCCGCAACCTGGTCATGAACGCCCCGTTCCTGGTCACCAACGTCGACCGTGCCGGCAACATCGAGTTCATCAACAGGTGCTCGGAGGGGTTCGATCCGGAAACGGTCATCGGAACCAGCTCCTACGACTACCTGGCCGGCGAGAGCACGGAGATCTACCGCGCCGCACTGGAGCGGACCTTCGAGCAGCAGACCCCGCAACGGATCATCGTGTCGGGGCTCGGTGACAACGGCACTACGCGCTGGTTCGAGACCGTGCTGGGGCCGCTGGTCACCGACGGCAGGATGGACTGTGCCATCCAGGTCACCATCGATATCACCGAGCGCAAGCTGGCGGAAATGGCCCTGGAGGACGCCCGCGACGAGCTGGAGCGCCAGGTCGCGTCGCGAACGGAATCGCTTACCGCGACCAACGCCCGGCTGCGCGCCGAGGTCGAGGAGCGCATGCGCGCCGAGGACCAGATCCTCGAGCACCAGAAGAAAATGGAGGCCCTGACCCAGGAACTCTCCCTCACCGAGGAGCGCGAGCGCGAGCGCATCGCCGGGGAGCTGCACGACCAGGTCGGGCAGCACCTCATCCTTGTGAAGCTCAAGCTGCAGTGGCTGGCCAACGAGTTGACCTCCAAGAGGGACATCACGTTAGCCGAGGAGATCGACAAGCTCCTGTCCCAGTCGATCCAGGACATCCGGTCGCTCACCTTCCAGTTGCGCCCCCCCATCCTCGCCAACGCAGGGCTGGGCGCGGCCATCAAGTGGCTGGCGGAAGAGCTGAGGGAAAACTACGGGCTCAACTTTGAACTGGTCGACGACCACTCCCCCCTGGCCCTCAGGTACGAGGTGCGCGCCTCCATCTTCCAGGCGGTGCGCGAGATCCTGTTGAACGTGGTCAAGCATGCACACTGCAGCCTGGCCCGCATCCGGTTGAGCAGCGACGAGGGGCGCATGCAGATCGAGGTCACCGACAACGGCACCGGTTTCGACCCGGCCGAGGTTGCCGCGAAAAAGAGCCGTACCGGCGGTTTCGGCCTGTTTAACGTGCGCAAGAAGATCGAGTACCTGGGGGGCGAACTCCGCATCGAAACGGAACTGGGGGTGGGGACGCGGGTGGTGGTCGCGGTACCCGCGGAACTGGCCGCCTCAGGAGAGGCACCAAAACCATAA
- a CDS encoding PAS domain-containing protein: MNDVNAHNQELERQNQQLLDAYAELDRVLAQYAELYDFAPVGYLTIGEGRRIVKVNLTCCTLLQRDRVVLLGKDFLELVTKEDRPALLDYLERIFCCSDGVECEVRLHNGTPVRLESAVSQQQREYRIVMLDVSRQKLVEGALRESEKRFKSLVEVTSDLVWEVDAKGVYTYVSPKVFDLLGYTPEEVVGKTPFDFMPRHEADRLLMIFAELTARQEPFHNLENVNVRKDGNEVLLETSGVPIFDGNGVFCGFRGIDRDITLRHSPKRQN; encoded by the coding sequence ATGAATGATGTCAATGCTCACAACCAGGAACTGGAGCGGCAAAACCAACAGCTGCTGGATGCCTACGCCGAGCTGGACCGGGTCCTGGCCCAGTACGCGGAGCTGTACGACTTCGCACCGGTGGGCTACCTTACCATTGGGGAAGGGCGGCGCATCGTAAAGGTCAACCTGACCTGCTGCACCCTTTTGCAACGGGACCGGGTGGTCCTGCTGGGGAAGGATTTCCTGGAGCTGGTCACCAAGGAGGATCGCCCGGCCCTGCTCGACTACCTGGAAAGGATTTTCTGCTGCAGCGACGGCGTCGAGTGCGAGGTGCGGCTGCACAACGGCACGCCGGTCCGGCTGGAGTCTGCCGTTTCCCAACAGCAGCGTGAGTACCGCATCGTCATGCTGGACGTGAGTCGGCAGAAGCTGGTCGAGGGCGCCTTGCGGGAAAGCGAGAAGCGTTTCAAGTCCTTGGTGGAGGTTACCTCCGATCTGGTCTGGGAGGTGGATGCCAAGGGAGTCTACACCTACGTCAGCCCCAAGGTGTTCGACCTGCTCGGCTACACCCCAGAAGAGGTGGTGGGGAAGACGCCCTTCGACTTCATGCCGCGGCACGAGGCCGACCGGTTGCTCATGATCTTCGCCGAGTTAACCGCGCGCCAGGAGCCGTTTCACAACCTCGAGAACGTCAACGTTCGCAAAGACGGCAACGAGGTGCTGCTCGAGACCAGCGGCGTCCCCATCTTCGACGGTAACGGTGTCTTTTGCGGTTTCCGCGGCATCGACCGGGACATCACCCTGCGCCATTCCCCCAAGCGGCAAAACTAG
- a CDS encoding outer membrane protein, translating into MKKNLLAILVLSLLALPAVAMATPPRPGPYVSGFIGLTVPETVNATSFDGSTTYNDRIKFDPGLNVGGTLGYDFGMMRLEGEISYKDLQLNRVSESGGPIYRIEDGNVDTTAFMANVFFDMHNNTPITPYVGGGIGFASLHMNDVVSRDGTFLYGSDDQVAFAYQAGAGLEVALNRQLSLDLAYRYFGTSQVSFIDTEFEVQTHNATVGLRFKF; encoded by the coding sequence ATGAAAAAGAACCTACTCGCTATCCTCGTTCTGTCTTTGCTTGCACTTCCCGCCGTCGCCATGGCGACGCCCCCCCGTCCCGGCCCCTACGTCTCCGGCTTTATCGGGTTAACCGTTCCCGAGACCGTCAATGCCACCAGCTTCGACGGGAGCACCACCTATAACGACCGCATCAAGTTCGATCCCGGCCTGAACGTCGGGGGGACCTTGGGCTACGACTTCGGCATGATGCGCCTTGAAGGGGAGATTTCCTACAAGGATCTGCAGTTGAACAGGGTGAGCGAAAGTGGCGGCCCCATTTACCGAATCGAGGACGGCAACGTCGACACCACCGCCTTCATGGCCAACGTCTTCTTCGATATGCACAACAACACCCCCATCACTCCCTACGTCGGTGGCGGCATAGGCTTTGCCTCTTTGCACATGAACGATGTCGTCAGCCGTGACGGGACCTTCCTGTATGGCTCCGACGACCAGGTGGCATTCGCCTACCAGGCCGGGGCCGGCCTGGAGGTCGCCCTGAATCGGCAGCTTTCTCTCGACCTCGCCTACCGCTACTTCGGCACCTCGCAGGTCTCCTTCATCGACACCGAGTTCGAGGTCCAGACCCACAATGCGACCGTGGGGCTGAGGTTCAAGTTCTGA
- a CDS encoding response regulator has translation MATIMLVEDDRDTLDILSVVLRRKYGDLQLYTAENGRQGVDLFKERNADIVITDVNMPEMGGVAMVQAIRGIRPQVQFIFITADAGRATLEHSVGAGFQLDHYIEKPVDYRDLFSAIDQSLAKVLAMQSAPAAGTEVKPHRPAL, from the coding sequence ATGGCTACCATAATGCTTGTCGAAGACGATCGTGACACCCTGGACATACTCTCCGTCGTACTGCGGCGCAAATACGGCGACCTGCAGCTGTACACCGCCGAGAACGGCAGGCAGGGGGTGGACCTGTTCAAGGAGCGGAACGCCGACATCGTGATCACCGACGTCAACATGCCCGAGATGGGGGGCGTCGCCATGGTGCAGGCCATCAGGGGGATCAGGCCGCAGGTGCAGTTCATCTTCATCACCGCGGATGCCGGAAGGGCAACCCTGGAGCACTCGGTTGGTGCGGGATTCCAGCTCGACCACTACATCGAAAAACCGGTCGACTACCGCGACCTGTTCTCAGCCATAGATCAGTCGCTGGCAAAGGTACTGGCTATGCAGTCGGCCCCAGCTGCCGGCACTGAAGTAAAGCCGCACCGGCCAGCGTTATAA
- a CDS encoding sensor histidine kinase — protein MTNQLQRRPTIRRQLSVLVAACVLPVWLIAAVMARHAYVSKLDQVSGDLLENARAMTMAVDRELASVQASLSALGSSPSFKQRDFVALHQQSKDILKHYPGADIIVADITGQQLVNTYRPLGSKLPKRSNLDTVSRIFQDNKPVVSNLFYGAVTKRPVIAIDVPVVIDGVTAYDLSMSFPSEVFSSVLQNQNVFKDWYGTVVDGNGVITARTSNLDKFVGKKLTGDLRTALARSNEGTLLITTTKGGTTFSAFSKSSFSGWTVAVAVPADVALAQIYSWVGWAVGVGVAVSLLGILFASWLANRIAHDIQSLVQPALAIGSGEVAPAVATDSKETAELAEALVQASQLLQRRAAERDQAERQLSLTIVDLRRETEERSRAMEEVRRQEQLLIQQSRQAALGEMVGNIAHQWRQPLNALGLLVQQPLLFHELGQLDREFLEGHVAKSMAIVRHMSQTIDDFRNFFRPDKEKLRFKVADEVAKVLSLVDGSLQSLGVSLKVQQEGDPVIEGYPNEFAQVLLNILINARDVIAERAVAAPAVQVCIADHEGRAVLTVTDNAGGIPEEIMTRIFDPYFTTKGPQAGTGVGLFMSKTIIEKNMGGVLTACNVDGGAQFRIEV, from the coding sequence ATGACTAACCAACTGCAACGAAGACCAACCATACGGCGCCAGCTGTCCGTCCTGGTCGCCGCCTGCGTCCTGCCGGTCTGGCTCATCGCCGCCGTCATGGCACGGCACGCTTACGTCTCCAAGCTTGACCAGGTGAGCGGCGACCTGCTCGAAAACGCCCGCGCCATGACCATGGCGGTGGATCGTGAACTGGCCAGCGTCCAGGCATCCCTCAGCGCCCTGGGCAGCTCCCCATCCTTCAAGCAACGTGACTTCGTTGCGCTGCACCAGCAGAGCAAGGACATCCTCAAGCACTATCCCGGCGCCGACATCATCGTTGCCGACATCACGGGGCAGCAACTGGTGAACACCTACCGTCCCCTGGGGAGCAAGCTCCCCAAGCGCAGCAACCTCGACACCGTGAGTCGTATCTTCCAGGACAACAAGCCCGTCGTCAGTAACCTCTTTTACGGCGCGGTCACCAAGCGGCCGGTGATCGCCATCGACGTGCCGGTGGTCATCGACGGCGTTACCGCCTACGACCTTTCCATGTCCTTTCCCTCCGAGGTGTTCTCCTCGGTGCTGCAAAATCAAAACGTCTTCAAGGACTGGTACGGTACCGTGGTGGACGGCAACGGCGTGATCACCGCCCGTACCAGCAACCTGGACAAGTTCGTGGGCAAAAAACTGACCGGGGACCTGCGCACCGCCCTGGCGCGCTCCAACGAGGGAACGCTGCTCATTACCACCACCAAGGGGGGGACCACCTTTTCCGCCTTTTCCAAATCTTCCTTCTCCGGGTGGACCGTGGCGGTCGCGGTTCCCGCCGATGTCGCACTGGCCCAAATCTACAGCTGGGTGGGCTGGGCGGTAGGGGTCGGCGTAGCCGTATCGCTCCTGGGGATCCTGTTTGCCTCCTGGCTCGCCAACCGGATCGCTCACGACATCCAGTCGCTGGTGCAGCCGGCGCTCGCCATCGGCAGCGGCGAGGTCGCGCCGGCGGTCGCCACCGATTCCAAGGAGACCGCGGAACTGGCCGAGGCCCTGGTGCAGGCTTCGCAACTGCTGCAGCGCCGTGCCGCGGAAAGGGATCAGGCCGAACGGCAGCTCTCCCTCACCATCGTCGACCTGCGCCGCGAAACGGAGGAGCGTAGCCGGGCCATGGAGGAGGTGCGCCGGCAGGAACAGCTGCTCATCCAGCAAAGCCGCCAGGCCGCCCTGGGGGAGATGGTGGGCAACATCGCCCACCAGTGGCGCCAGCCGTTGAATGCGCTGGGGCTTTTGGTACAGCAGCCCCTCCTGTTCCACGAACTGGGGCAGCTGGACCGGGAGTTTCTCGAGGGGCACGTCGCCAAGTCCATGGCGATCGTGCGCCACATGTCGCAGACCATCGACGATTTCAGGAACTTCTTTAGGCCCGACAAGGAGAAGCTGCGCTTCAAGGTGGCCGACGAAGTCGCCAAGGTGCTGTCGCTGGTCGATGGCAGCCTGCAGTCCCTGGGGGTCTCCCTCAAGGTGCAGCAGGAGGGGGATCCCGTCATCGAGGGATACCCAAACGAATTCGCCCAGGTACTGCTCAACATCCTGATCAACGCCCGCGATGTCATCGCCGAGCGTGCTGTGGCCGCTCCCGCGGTGCAGGTCTGCATCGCGGACCATGAGGGACGGGCGGTGCTCACGGTGACCGACAATGCAGGGGGGATCCCGGAGGAGATCATGACGCGGATCTTCGACCCCTACTTCACCACCAAGGGGCCCCAGGCCGGGACCGGGGTCGGACTGTTCATGTCCAAGACCATCATAGAAAAAAACATGGGGGGAGTGCTTACCGCGTGCAACGTGGACGGCGGCGCCCAATTCAGGATAGAGGTATAA
- a CDS encoding thioredoxin family protein, whose translation MTSYQLKCPACGTVNRIPADKEGVAGTCGNCRAKLPPLYSTPRALHDADFDAFLAAYPGPVLAEFWAPWUPHCVSFAPAVRKVAALLAGEAVVVQVNTDESPALAGRFGVRGIPVLHLVRKGKSVDQLAGAQSAEAVVAWFRRLQSK comes from the coding sequence ATGACTTCATACCAGCTCAAGTGCCCCGCGTGCGGCACCGTGAACCGCATCCCCGCCGACAAGGAGGGGGTGGCCGGGACCTGCGGTAACTGCCGCGCCAAGCTCCCGCCGCTCTACAGTACGCCCCGCGCGCTCCACGACGCCGACTTCGACGCCTTCCTCGCGGCCTATCCCGGCCCGGTGCTGGCGGAATTCTGGGCCCCCTGGTGACCGCACTGCGTCTCATTCGCACCGGCGGTGCGAAAGGTGGCGGCACTCCTTGCCGGGGAGGCGGTGGTGGTCCAGGTCAACACGGATGAGAGCCCGGCGCTGGCGGGGCGCTTCGGGGTGCGCGGCATCCCGGTGCTGCACCTCGTGCGCAAGGGCAAGTCGGTCGATCAACTGGCCGGGGCCCAGTCGGCAGAAGCGGTGGTGGCCTGGTTCCGGCGCTTGCAGTCAAAGTGA
- a CDS encoding polysaccharide deacetylase family protein, whose translation MKYRILLLLLAVALLAVPGAQAVTPTAKSAQPAASQGVHVPILLYHRFGPTVADGMTIKTSVFEEHLKYLRDNGYTVIPLRKLVDYYLKKGPAPAPKSVVIVEDDAHKSVYSDMLPLAKKYNIPVTVFVYPSAISNAKYAMTWEQLKTLQKNGFDIQSHTFWHPNFRHDKKKMAPAEFEKSVQTQLKKSKAKLEEKLGTKVDLLAWPFGIYDDYLLKRAAEAGYVATFTIEAHHAGPNDTAMKLPRYLLINADQGKSFARIVEGTAPKRNVVY comes from the coding sequence ATGAAGTATCGCATCCTGCTCCTGCTCCTCGCCGTCGCCCTGTTGGCCGTACCGGGCGCGCAGGCCGTCACCCCGACCGCCAAGTCGGCCCAGCCCGCCGCCAGCCAGGGGGTCCACGTCCCCATACTGCTGTACCACCGCTTCGGCCCCACCGTGGCCGATGGCATGACCATCAAAACCTCGGTCTTCGAGGAACACCTCAAGTACCTCAGGGACAACGGCTATACCGTGATCCCGCTCAGGAAGCTGGTGGACTACTACCTGAAGAAGGGTCCCGCCCCCGCACCGAAATCGGTGGTTATCGTCGAGGACGACGCGCACAAGTCCGTGTACAGTGACATGCTGCCGCTGGCCAAGAAGTACAACATCCCGGTGACCGTGTTCGTGTACCCATCGGCCATCTCCAACGCCAAGTACGCCATGACCTGGGAACAGCTGAAAACCCTGCAGAAGAACGGCTTCGACATCCAGTCGCACACCTTCTGGCATCCCAACTTCAGGCACGACAAGAAGAAGATGGCTCCGGCCGAGTTCGAGAAGTCGGTGCAGACCCAGCTCAAGAAGTCCAAGGCGAAGCTGGAAGAGAAGCTGGGGACCAAGGTGGACCTGCTGGCCTGGCCGTTCGGCATCTACGACGACTACCTGCTCAAGAGAGCCGCCGAGGCGGGCTACGTGGCGACCTTCACCATCGAGGCGCATCACGCTGGCCCCAACGACACAGCTATGAAGCTGCCGCGCTACCTGCTGATCAACGCCGACCAGGGCAAGTCCTTCGCCCGCATCGTCGAGGGGACCGCCCCCAAGAGGAACGTGGTGTACTAA
- a CDS encoding bacteriohemerythrin: MDIIEWSESLSVGIVKVDEQHKMLIQLMDELDQAIRNNESADVVEDVLTNLFNYAQAHFAVEEELFRTHRYPEMALHELEHQRFIAKAFAFKERLSSKRPGLALELLNFLSSWVLNHIELTDKRYAKFLHDCGVS; the protein is encoded by the coding sequence ATGGACATAATCGAGTGGTCGGAAAGTTTGAGCGTGGGAATCGTAAAGGTAGACGAGCAGCACAAGATGCTGATCCAGTTAATGGACGAGTTGGACCAGGCGATCAGGAACAACGAGAGCGCAGACGTGGTGGAGGACGTGCTCACCAACCTGTTCAACTACGCGCAGGCCCACTTCGCCGTGGAAGAAGAACTGTTCCGCACCCACAGGTACCCCGAGATGGCCCTGCACGAACTGGAGCACCAGCGCTTCATCGCCAAGGCCTTCGCCTTCAAGGAGCGACTGAGCTCCAAGCGCCCCGGACTGGCACTGGAACTATTGAACTTCCTGTCCAGCTGGGTGCTCAACCACATCGAACTCACCGACAAGCGCTACGCCAAGTTCCTGCACGACTGCGGGGTGAGCTGA
- a CDS encoding class I SAM-dependent rRNA methyltransferase: MSKQYVVGNESVRMIELGHPWIIADAYTRKWPAGEAGDLVELVDGSGRFLASALLDPKDRIVARILSRQRMRLDRGWVQARLERAVALRKNHAQLDDSDAYRLVNGEGDGLPGLTVDRYGDYLMVQVYCSGWRRHLKLVTQALEELLAPAGIYEKGRPQNTRELEAESDNKKYGRLLAGKPAAEPLLVRENGLTYRVSLELGLNTGLFLDMRKNRRDLMARVQGKRFLNLFSYTGAFSVAAAAAGASLVTSVDASPGYMGQAKENFDLNRLNPKRHEFLVGDCFTVLDDLARQKKVYDVILMDPPSFSTTAKSRFTTRGGTSDLVAAALKLLKTGGLLITSSNHQKVDLADYLKELRRGALQGGDQLQVVSFGGQPEDFPYPVTFPEGRYLKYVIAVKG; the protein is encoded by the coding sequence ATGTCCAAACAGTACGTGGTGGGAAACGAGTCGGTGCGCATGATCGAACTCGGGCACCCCTGGATCATCGCCGATGCCTATACCAGGAAGTGGCCTGCCGGCGAGGCCGGGGACCTGGTCGAGTTGGTGGACGGCTCCGGCCGCTTCCTTGCCTCAGCACTGCTCGATCCCAAGGACCGCATCGTGGCCCGGATCCTGTCGCGGCAGCGCATGCGCCTGGACCGGGGCTGGGTGCAGGCACGCCTGGAACGGGCCGTGGCGCTCAGGAAAAACCACGCGCAGCTGGACGACTCGGACGCGTACCGGCTGGTCAACGGTGAGGGGGATGGCCTCCCCGGGCTCACCGTGGACCGCTACGGCGATTACCTGATGGTGCAGGTCTACTGCTCGGGATGGCGCAGGCATCTGAAACTGGTGACCCAGGCGCTGGAAGAGCTCCTGGCGCCGGCGGGGATCTACGAGAAGGGACGCCCCCAGAACACCAGGGAACTGGAGGCGGAGAGCGACAACAAGAAGTACGGGCGGCTGCTGGCGGGCAAGCCTGCAGCGGAGCCGCTCTTGGTGCGGGAAAATGGGCTCACCTACCGGGTCAGCCTGGAACTGGGCCTGAACACCGGGCTCTTCCTGGACATGCGCAAGAACCGGCGCGACCTCATGGCGCGGGTGCAGGGCAAACGCTTCCTGAACCTCTTCTCCTACACGGGCGCCTTCTCGGTCGCCGCCGCCGCGGCCGGGGCGAGCCTGGTCACCAGCGTCGACGCTTCGCCCGGCTACATGGGGCAGGCGAAGGAGAACTTCGATCTGAACCGGTTGAACCCCAAGCGGCACGAGTTCCTGGTCGGGGACTGCTTCACGGTACTGGACGACCTGGCTCGGCAGAAGAAGGTCTACGACGTGATCCTGATGGACCCTCCCTCCTTCTCCACCACGGCCAAAAGCCGCTTCACCACGCGCGGCGGCACCTCGGACCTGGTGGCCGCGGCGCTCAAGCTGCTCAAGACCGGCGGGCTGCTGATCACCTCGTCCAACCACCAGAAGGTCGACTTGGCGGACTACTTGAAGGAACTGCGTCGCGGGGCGCTGCAGGGGGGGGACCAGTTGCAGGTGGTTTCCTTCGGCGGTCAGCCCGAGGATTTTCCCTACCCGGTGACCTTCCCCGAAGGGCGCTACCTCAAGTACGTCATCGCCGTCAAGGGGTAA